cttccccttccatttgTCCCCTAAGATCTTGTCTACCCCAATGTACCatccctccccaacacacacttCCTCCTCACCTGGATGTTCCTTTTGATGATGTCCCTAGTCAGCTGTACCTTGCCTGTGCTGGGGTCCACCCCAGCCAGTGGCACCATGACCTCCCCAATGACGTCGTCCCGAGAAAAACGGTCAAAGCTGAGGACGAGGAAATGCAGCACCAGGTCCTGGAGCTGGCTGTATGGGATGCCATAGAAGGTGAAGGTCTCGTCAAACACAGGGTCCAGGGTCTTTCGCAGCACTCTGGTCTTCACCCGATGCCGCTTGTCAGGAAGGATGGTCATTTTGATGTAGGGATCAGAGCCCTGGGTTTGGTCATCCATCACAGGCAGCCCATGAGCCTCCTGGATTGTCACCACCAGGGCTTTTTTGGGGAAGTTATAGTCCACTGAGAAGGTGAGAGATCCCAGCATGACATCCTCCTCTGGAGATGATGGAGAAGTAGTTTTGCTCTCCCCAGGGGTTAGGCTTGCAATGGGGCTCCTCAGTTCTTCCCCATAGTTCACTTTGATGGGTAACTGGTCTATACAAGATCCAGAGCTAGGTCCGCTGAGACCCTTGTCTTGACCCAGCAGGCCAGCCTCTGCTGCGTCCACCAACAGGTTCCCACGTCCACCTTCCCTCCCATCTTTATCTCTTCGCACTTTGATGATTTTCTTCTTGTTACTGAGGGTCTCTGGGTATATGCTGATACCTTTGAGCATATGAATAAACTTGTATGATGGAGTCTTGTGCTTCTTCTCTGCCTGTTGGTGGCAGCATGTCCAGACAAAGACGGTCACCGAGACACACACAACCAGTACAGAGGCCCCGATAAGGCCTGCCACCACTGGTGACACATCTGAAGGTGGAGACAAGAGATACGTCAAGGCAGGTAGACCTTAATCCCTATCCAGAGCTCTCCTGTTTAGTGCCTCTGCTGGAGGCAAGCTAATCTGCAAAGCAAAACTTACTCTTCTGGGCTTAGGAACTTCTCCCCTCTCTTAGAAATGCCCTCATCCATCCTCTCAACCAATCCATGGCTCTTCCTTTCCACCAAATCTGGATGAAATATTTACCTTCTCCA
The DNA window shown above is from Saccopteryx bilineata isolate mSacBil1 chromosome 2, mSacBil1_pri_phased_curated, whole genome shotgun sequence and carries:
- the SYT11 gene encoding synaptotagmin-11 isoform X2 translates to MAEITNIRPSFDVSPVVAGLIGASVLVVCVSVTVFVWTCCHQQAEKKHKTPSYKFIHMLKGISIYPETLSNKKKIIKVRRDKDGREGGRGNLLVDAAEAGLLGQDKGLSGPSSGSCIDQLPIKVNYGEELRSPIASLTPGESKTTSPSSPEEDVMLGSLTFSVDYNFPKKALVVTIQEAHGLPVMDDQTQGSDPYIKMTILPDKRHRVKTRVLRKTLDPVFDETFTFYGIPYSQLQDLVLHFLVLSFDRFSRDDVIGEVMVPLAGVDPSTGKVQLTRDIIKRNIQKCISRGELQVSLSYQPVAQRMTVVVLKARHLPKMDITGLSDPYVKVNVYYGRKRIAKKKTHVKKCTLNPVFNESFIYDIPTELLPDISIEFLVIDFDRTTKNEVVGRLILGAHSVTASGAEHWREVCENPRKPVAKWHSLSEY
- the SYT11 gene encoding synaptotagmin-11 isoform X1: MAEITNIRPSFDVSPVVAGLIGASVLVVCVSVTVFVWTCCHQQAEKKHKTPSYKFIHMLKGISIYPETLSNKKKIIKVRRDKDGREGGRGNLLVDAAEAGLLGQDKGLSGPSSGSCIDQLPIKVNYGEELRSPIASLTPGESKTTSPSSPEEDVMLGSLTFSVDYNFPKKALVVTIQEAHGLPVMDDQTQGSDPYIKMTILPDKRHRVKTRVLRKTLDPVFDETFTFYGIPYSQLQDLVLHFLVLSFDRFSRDDVIGEVMVPLAGVDPSTGKVQLTRDIIKRNIQKCISRGELQVSLSYQPVAQRMTVVVLKARHLPKMDITGLSGNPYVKVNVYYGRKRIAKKKTHVKKCTLNPVFNESFIYDIPTELLPDISIEFLVIDFDRTTKNEVVGRLILGAHSVTASGAEHWREVCENPRKPVAKWHSLSEY